Proteins encoded together in one Quercus lobata isolate SW786 chromosome 3, ValleyOak3.0 Primary Assembly, whole genome shotgun sequence window:
- the LOC115978936 gene encoding PR5-like receptor kinase: MTNSFKDKLGQGGYVGVYKGKLQDGCFLAVKVLKESKGNGEEFLNEVASISRTSLVNIVTFMGFCFEETKRALIHEFMPNGSLEKFIYKENPPNADRQLGWETLYKIAVGIAGGLEYLHRGCNTRILHFDIKPHNILLDENFCPKISNFGLAKICPREESVISMLGARGTTRYIAPEVFCRNFGGVSHKSDVYSYGMMVLEMVGGRKNFDVSVDRVSEIYFPHWIYKRIELHEELGLQGLISKKDEEIVKKMIIVSLWCIQTDPSSRPSISKVVDMLEGSLDSLQISPKPFWSSPPRTIVDSSTATMSL; encoded by the coding sequence atgactaACTCGTTTAAGGATAAATTAGGACAAGGGGGCTATGTTGGTGTATACAAGGGAAAGTTACAAGATGGTTGTTTTTTGGCTGTGAAGGTTTTGAAAGAATCAAAGGGCAATGGGGAGGAATTCCTTAATGAGGTTGCAAGCATCAGTAGGACCTCCCTTGTTAACATTGTCACttttatgggtttttgcttTGAAGAAACTAAAAGAGCTCTCATTCATGAGTTTATGCCAAATGGATCTcttgaaaaattcatatataaagaaaatccCCCAAATGCTGACCGTCAATTGGGGTGGGAAACATTATACAAGATTGCAGTTGGCATTGCTGGAGGATTAGAGTACTTACATAGAGGTTGCAACACACGAATCTTGCATTTTGACATAAAGCCTCACAACAttcttttggatgaaaactTTTGTCCAAAGATTTCTAATTTTGGCCTTGCAAAAATATGCCCTAGAGAAGAAAGTGTCATATCAATGTTGGGAGCAAGAGGAACTACAAGATATATAGCTCCAGAAgtattttgtagaaattttggtggggtctcTCATAAGTCAGATGTCTACAGCTATGGAATGATGGTTTTAGAAATGGTTGGGGGACGAAAGAATTTTGATGTTAGTGTTGATCGTGTCAGTGAAATATATTTTCCACACTGGATTTACAAGCGCATTGAACTTCATGAAGAACTAGGACTGCAAGGCCTCATTAGCAAAAAGGATGAAGAAATTGTAAAGAAGATGATAATAGTGAGTTTGTGGTGTATACAGACTGATCCCTCAAGCCGACCATCAATCAGTAAAGTGGTGGATATGTTGGAAGGAAGCCTCGACTCCTTGCAAATTTCTCCCAAGCCTTTCTGGTCTTCCCCACCAAGAACAATTGTAGATTCTTCTACTGCAACAATGTCATTATGA